Genomic DNA from Nitratidesulfovibrio vulgaris str. Hildenborough:
ACGCTGCTGGACGGGCAGACCGAACAGTGGGGTGTGCAGGTGAGTTCCGTCGAACTCAAACACATCGACTTGCCGCAGGAGATGCAGCGCGCCATGGCGAAACAGGCAGAGGCCGAGCGTGAACGACGGGCAAAGGTCATCAGCGCCGAAGGTGAGTTCCAGGCAGCCGACAAGCTTTCCGAGGCAGCCGCCATCATCGCCCGCCACCCCGAGGCACTGCAGTTGCGCTACCTCCAGACCATTCGCGAGATGTCTTCCGAGAGCAACGCCACCATACTGCCCATTCCCCTCGACCTGCTCTCGACCTTGACACCTAAGAGTAAAAGCGGTTCACCTGCATGACCCGGCCCACACCACATCCACACACCGTCAACTGCAGGAACAGACCTATGCATGTTCTCGTAACGGGAGCCGCCGGTTTCATCGGCTTTCATCTCTCCCGCCGCCTTCTAGCCGAAGGGCATACTGTCGTCGGTCTCGACAATCTCAACGACTACTACAGCATTCAGCTCAAACGCGACCGCCTCGCCCTTCTTGAAGACCATCGCGGCTTCAGTTTCGCTGAAATCGACATGGCCCATGACGACGACATGGACCAGCTTTTCGAACGCGAGGGCTTCACCCACGTGGTGAACCTCGCTGCACAGGCTGGCGTGCGTTACAGCATCAAGAACCCGCGCTCCTATGTGCAGTCGAACCTTGTCGGCTTCGGCAACATCCTCGAGGGATGCCGACACAATCAGGTGAAGCACCTCGTGTACGCATCGTCCAGTTCAGTCTACGGCCTGAACACCACCATGCCGTTTTCGGTGCACGACAACGTAGACCACCCCATCAGCCTCTACGCCGCGTCGAAGAAGGCCAATGAACTGATGGCCCACACCTACAGCCACCTCTACAGGCTGCCGACCACGGGCTTGCGCTTCTTCACCGTCTACGGGCCATGGGGTCGCCCCGACATGGCGCTTTTCCTGTTCACCAAGGCCATTCTCGAGGGGCGGCCCATCGATGTGTTCAACCACGGGCAGATGCGCCGCGACTTCACCTACATCGATGACATCGTCGAAGGCGTTCTCAGGGTCATGAAGCTGAATCCGACTCCCAATCCGGCATGGACAGGCAGTGCCCCCGACCCTTCCACGAGTACCGCGCCCTACCGCATCTACAACATCGGGAACAACAACACCGTCGAACTCGGCAGGTTCATCGAAGTACTCGAAGAGTGCCTCGGCAAGAAGGCGGTCAAGAACATGCTGCCCATGCAGCCCGGTGACGTGGCAGCGACCTACGCCGACGTCGACGACCTCATCGCTGACACGGGCTTCCGCCCCGCGACCACGGTCGAAGAGGGCGTAGCCGCCTTCGTCGCATGGTACCGCGAGTACTACGGCGCATAGCCTTACGCCTCTGTGACCACCTGAAAGGGCCCTCACTGCACGTGACGGCCCTTTTTTCATGGCTACGGCAAGACGGCGCGGAATGCTTTTCCGCAAGGGGTGGGGCAACCTGTCACAGCAGCAATGCAGAACACGTTCTTGGTCACAGGCGGGGACTCCTGACGCTGGCGCAGTCTAACAGGATACCACCAGCACAAGAGTCTGGTCCGGCTTGGCACCACTCACACGCGGGAAACGGGCAACAGTCCCGACCACGCTAACAGGCCGAGGGCGGAGGGCGGAGGGCGGAGGGCGGAGGGCGGAGGGCGGAGGGCGGAGGGCGGAAAAGACACCTCGCGCAGGCATCCGTCAATATCCTTGTCTAGAGTTTGGCCAAACACCCTCAGCATTCCTCGGGCAGTCACCACAGGCTCACACCACCGTAACGCCTCGCGACCCTCCATACCTATTTCCATCAACAGCACCTGCCTAGTAGCGTCTCTCCTTCGACGATGCCATTCCACAGAGACGAGATGCGGGCCACGCAAGGTTTCATGTGAAACATGAACTTTTTTATTGCCCCGCGCACCCGCACCATGTCTCGCTTCGTGGATAGTGCACGCAGTAAATGCAGACAACCCGTATTGACGCGATGCGCATCCTCAACTAGCAAGAGTCGAGGCCGCACGTGGCGAGCCTCTCTGCCGATGTTTCATGTGAAACTTGAAGTACCCCACAACGCAACAGGAACGGTAGTCGTGGCCAGAATCATTGCGATAGCCAACCAGAAGGGTGGCGTGGGCAAGACCACCAGCTCGGTCAACCTCGCCGCATCGCTGGCAAT
This window encodes:
- a CDS encoding NAD-dependent epimerase produces the protein MHVLVTGAAGFIGFHLSRRLLAEGHTVVGLDNLNDYYSIQLKRDRLALLEDHRGFSFAEIDMAHDDDMDQLFEREGFTHVVNLAAQAGVRYSIKNPRSYVQSNLVGFGNILEGCRHNQVKHLVYASSSSVYGLNTTMPFSVHDNVDHPISLYAASKKANELMAHTYSHLYRLPTTGLRFFTVYGPWGRPDMALFLFTKAILEGRPIDVFNHGQMRRDFTYIDDIVEGVLRVMKLNPTPNPAWTGSAPDPSTSTAPYRIYNIGNNNTVELGRFIEVLEECLGKKAVKNMLPMQPGDVAATYADVDDLIADTGFRPATTVEEGVAAFVAWYREYYGA